The Sedimentisphaera salicampi genome includes a region encoding these proteins:
- a CDS encoding alpha-amylase family glycosyl hydrolase, with the protein MRISLLMLIFTIAYTSGESAGKNWWEGAVFYEVFVRSFYDSDADGIGDIKGLTEKLNYLNDGKPETKGDLGIDALWLMPIMPSPSYHGYDVTDYRNINPDYGNLPDFRRFLKEAHSRGIKVIIDFVPNHTSNKHPWFKKSLKANQNAQNAFRNFYIWQNDNEVGANWHKTPSGSYYGFFSPVMPDLNYKNRDVRKQIEKAGKFWIEDVGVDGFRLDAVKYLVENGENIQNTNGTLRVLKNLRKAWKGLSEDVFIIGEIWDNAEVIREYTIKDCVDMGFEFPFAWTLIEGIKDCRPDKIAQKLERACICYPDMRFAPFLSNHDQNRIFSQIGKDEAKMKLAAAVLLTSPGTPFLYYGEEIGMAGTKPDPEIRKPMQWSAGKNAGFSKAQPWQKPNENFRQFNVQSMEFQEQSLLNWYKKLIRLRSRNKALSRGDFTLLEAGCDSILAFQRSCKGEIIAVVHNFSEENADVDDLMIKAYETNTDLRLERLIGSRLDAKESSLTITGTAKPCSTEIFRITAD; encoded by the coding sequence ATGCGCATCAGCTTATTGATGCTTATTTTCACAATCGCTTATACCTCAGGCGAATCGGCAGGGAAGAACTGGTGGGAGGGAGCAGTGTTTTACGAGGTTTTTGTAAGGAGTTTTTACGATTCCGATGCCGACGGTATCGGGGATATAAAAGGGCTTACTGAAAAACTAAATTATCTCAATGACGGCAAACCTGAAACTAAAGGAGATTTAGGGATTGATGCGCTCTGGCTTATGCCGATTATGCCCTCTCCGAGTTATCATGGATATGATGTTACCGATTACCGAAACATAAACCCAGATTACGGGAACCTGCCGGATTTCCGCAGATTTCTCAAGGAGGCTCACAGTCGCGGCATAAAGGTTATAATTGATTTTGTGCCCAACCACACCTCAAATAAACATCCGTGGTTTAAAAAATCATTGAAAGCCAATCAAAACGCCCAAAACGCCTTCAGAAATTTTTACATCTGGCAGAATGACAATGAAGTTGGAGCAAACTGGCATAAAACTCCTTCCGGCAGCTATTACGGCTTTTTCAGCCCTGTTATGCCGGACTTGAATTATAAAAACAGGGATGTAAGAAAGCAGATTGAAAAGGCAGGGAAATTTTGGATTGAAGATGTTGGTGTAGATGGATTTCGGCTTGATGCTGTTAAATATTTGGTTGAGAATGGCGAGAATATTCAAAACACTAACGGGACTTTGAGAGTGCTGAAAAATCTAAGAAAGGCATGGAAGGGGCTTTCCGAAGATGTTTTTATTATAGGGGAGATATGGGATAATGCTGAAGTTATCCGTGAATATACGATTAAGGACTGCGTTGATATGGGGTTTGAGTTTCCGTTTGCATGGACGTTAATCGAAGGTATTAAAGACTGCCGACCTGACAAAATTGCCCAAAAACTCGAGCGGGCTTGTATTTGCTATCCTGATATGCGTTTTGCGCCGTTTCTTTCAAACCACGACCAGAACAGAATCTTTTCCCAGATAGGCAAAGATGAGGCAAAAATGAAACTTGCCGCTGCTGTTTTGCTTACCTCTCCGGGAACACCATTTTTGTATTATGGCGAAGAGATTGGTATGGCCGGCACTAAACCCGACCCTGAAATAAGAAAGCCCATGCAATGGTCTGCGGGTAAAAACGCAGGTTTCAGCAAAGCTCAGCCGTGGCAGAAACCAAACGAAAACTTCAGACAGTTCAATGTGCAGAGTATGGAGTTTCAAGAGCAGTCTTTGCTGAACTGGTACAAGAAACTAATAAGGCTAAGAAGCCGCAATAAAGCCTTAAGCAGGGGAGATTTTACTCTCCTAGAAGCAGGTTGTGATTCGATATTAGCTTTTCAAAGGAGCTGCAAAGGCGAGATAATCGCAGTGGTACATAACTTTTCTGAAGAGAATGCTGATGTTGATGATCTGATGATCAAAGCTTATGAAACAAACACAGATCTTCGTTTAGAACGCCTTATAGGAAGCCGGCTTGATGCCAAAGAGAGCTCATTAACCATTACCGGCACAGCCAAACCCTGTTCTACAGAAATCTTCAGGATAACTGCCGATTAG